In Fibrobacter sp. UWP2, the following are encoded in one genomic region:
- a CDS encoding histidine phosphatase family protein, which translates to MKKSVWCVGCLVAVLAVAFVAGCSDGNGVMPGGGEGSPEVVEKIDAPLFVYEILADRMATDSTAIDILDMLSEPRVEQLLMNHVPEEVVHVQAKREAAAAFGIDSVQLANDSGAVMLAVSAMVQNRESKDGTMNLIRNLGEDLKGDGVWNDPNWKIKIADWVVGLDSNWRYNDVRNNAAPYYGGNVPYFEKYMRAFFPIAYGFEPCDASNAGTVTYVNQGQSVYFANNYEHADHSRVRFICDANGFQWRVASAIEKDTAGFGAGEYDKEVREGRVNHDNYYIFDAGRWRAATPQEADGFTDLVQVYANLKSSEKVVFIIRHSERTSETGASGHLTDNGKKYARDLGARLAKVGTEDFYFGYSGYTRTYETCEYIAQGKGQVNYTIEVLPYMDGAWYVKDAAKADAYVNSDGGGWMVYSKYGFTGAYSDAFYDLETRSEQLLKDQILANIGSMKRVNVMCTHDYLVVPLLAYTTDGHANVRYYEKNRWVNYMAGVAMIISADGSVRYVPVKGLETGIM; encoded by the coding sequence GTGAAAAAGAGTGTATGGTGTGTTGGATGCTTGGTGGCCGTTTTGGCGGTCGCGTTTGTCGCAGGTTGTAGCGACGGTAACGGCGTCATGCCTGGTGGCGGGGAAGGCTCCCCCGAGGTTGTCGAGAAAATAGACGCTCCGCTTTTTGTCTATGAAATATTGGCAGACCGGATGGCAACGGATTCGACTGCTATCGACATACTGGACATGTTGTCCGAACCGCGCGTGGAACAACTCTTGATGAACCACGTTCCCGAGGAAGTGGTGCATGTGCAGGCGAAGCGCGAAGCGGCTGCCGCCTTCGGGATAGATTCCGTACAGCTCGCAAACGATTCCGGCGCGGTGATGCTCGCCGTCTCTGCGATGGTGCAGAACCGTGAAAGCAAGGATGGGACGATGAACCTTATTCGCAATCTGGGCGAGGACCTGAAGGGGGATGGCGTCTGGAACGACCCGAACTGGAAAATCAAGATTGCGGACTGGGTCGTGGGACTTGATTCCAACTGGCGGTATAACGATGTCCGCAACAATGCGGCTCCGTACTATGGCGGGAACGTGCCGTATTTTGAAAAGTACATGCGGGCGTTTTTCCCGATTGCCTACGGTTTTGAACCGTGTGACGCCTCGAATGCGGGGACGGTCACGTACGTAAATCAGGGTCAGAGCGTCTATTTCGCGAACAACTATGAGCATGCGGACCATTCGCGGGTGCGATTCATTTGCGATGCGAACGGGTTCCAGTGGCGCGTGGCAAGTGCCATCGAGAAGGATACGGCGGGCTTCGGTGCGGGCGAGTACGATAAGGAAGTGCGCGAAGGCCGCGTGAACCACGACAACTACTACATCTTCGATGCGGGCCGTTGGCGCGCCGCGACCCCGCAGGAGGCTGACGGCTTTACCGACCTCGTGCAGGTGTACGCAAACCTCAAGTCGAGCGAGAAGGTTGTGTTCATCATCCGGCACAGCGAACGCACGAGTGAAACGGGCGCAAGCGGCCACCTGACTGACAACGGGAAGAAATATGCCCGCGATTTGGGTGCGCGCCTCGCGAAAGTCGGGACGGAGGATTTCTACTTCGGGTATTCGGGCTACACGCGCACATACGAGACCTGCGAGTACATTGCGCAGGGCAAGGGGCAGGTCAACTACACCATAGAGGTACTCCCGTACATGGATGGCGCCTGGTACGTGAAGGATGCCGCCAAGGCGGATGCTTACGTGAATTCCGATGGCGGAGGCTGGATGGTGTATTCCAAGTACGGCTTTACCGGCGCTTACTCCGATGCGTTCTACGACTTGGAAACCCGAAGCGAGCAGTTGCTCAAGGACCAGATTCTAGCGAACATCGGGAGCATGAAGCGCGTGAACGTGATGTGTACGCACGACTACCTGGTAGTGCCATTGCTTGCCTACACGACTGACGGCCACGCGAACGTTCGCTACTACGAGAAGAACCGCTGGGTCAACTACATGGCGGGCGTGGCGATGATTATCTCTGCCGATGGGTCTGTACGGTATGTTCCTGTGAAGGGCCTTGAAACGGGAATAATGTAA
- a CDS encoding acetyl-CoA carboxylase biotin carboxyl carrier protein subunit, with product MKKTVRISFEGKTYDVEVEVLDSAVAAAPAAPVAAAPAAAPAAAPAAAGGTEVKCPLAGSVFKLKVKVGDKVEANQEVAIIEALKMENPVVAPCAGTVNSISVKETDTVVDGQTLMTIA from the coding sequence ATGAAGAAAACAGTCCGTATCAGTTTCGAAGGCAAGACCTACGACGTCGAAGTAGAAGTTCTTGATTCCGCCGTCGCCGCCGCTCCGGCAGCCCCGGTCGCCGCTGCCCCCGCTGCCGCTCCTGCCGCAGCTCCCGCCGCAGCCGGTGGTACCGAAGTGAAGTGCCCGCTCGCCGGTTCCGTGTTCAAGCTGAAGGTCAAGGTCGGTGACAAGGTCGAAGCCAACCAGGAAGTGGCCATCATCGAAGCCCTCAAGATGGAAAACCCGGTCGTCGCTCCGTGCGCCGGCACTGTCAACTCCATCTCCGTCAAGGAAACCGATACCGTCGTCGACGGCCAGACCCTGATGACCATCGCCTAA
- a CDS encoding sodium ion-translocating decarboxylase subunit beta, which produces MSSLLNSVVEFACDTGFAYVTGPMVIMWIVSFVLMYLAIVKKYEPLLLLPISLGALAVNIPSAGFYDGGWSIEGMFTPTAGLYYYISQGIHLELFPPIIFLGVGAMTDFGPLIANPRTLLLGGGAQFGVFATMFCAVALGGFTLGEAASIGIIGGADGPTSIFTANKLAKHLIGPIAVAAYTYMALVPLIQPPIMRLMTNDKERKIRMKALRQVSKAERIVFAVMVMIVCILVVPDASALIIMLMLGNIFKEAGVVERLVKTSSNELMNIVTIFLGTSVGLTMSADIFLKPQTLMIIAMGVVAFGFSTAAGLFLAKIMNWCSPKNPVNPLIGSAGVSAVPMAARVSQVEGAKYDPQNFLLMHAMGPNVAGVIGTAVCAGYMISRLS; this is translated from the coding sequence ATGAGTTCACTCTTAAATTCGGTCGTCGAGTTCGCGTGCGATACCGGATTCGCATATGTCACCGGCCCCATGGTGATTATGTGGATCGTGAGTTTCGTGCTGATGTACTTGGCGATTGTCAAAAAGTATGAGCCGCTGCTGCTCTTGCCGATTTCGCTCGGCGCACTGGCGGTGAATATCCCGAGCGCCGGGTTCTACGATGGCGGCTGGAGCATCGAAGGTATGTTCACGCCGACTGCCGGCCTCTACTACTACATCAGCCAGGGTATCCACCTGGAACTCTTCCCGCCCATCATCTTCTTGGGCGTGGGTGCCATGACGGACTTCGGACCGCTTATCGCCAACCCGCGTACGCTGCTCCTCGGCGGTGGCGCCCAGTTCGGCGTGTTCGCGACCATGTTCTGTGCCGTGGCCCTCGGTGGCTTTACTCTCGGTGAAGCAGCCTCCATCGGTATCATCGGCGGCGCCGACGGTCCGACCTCCATCTTCACTGCGAACAAACTCGCAAAGCACCTCATCGGACCTATCGCCGTGGCGGCCTACACCTACATGGCTCTCGTTCCGCTCATCCAGCCGCCCATCATGCGCCTGATGACCAACGACAAGGAACGCAAGATCCGCATGAAGGCTCTCCGCCAGGTGAGCAAGGCCGAACGCATCGTGTTCGCCGTGATGGTGATGATCGTCTGCATCCTCGTGGTGCCCGACGCTTCTGCACTTATCATCATGCTCATGCTTGGCAACATCTTCAAGGAAGCCGGCGTCGTGGAACGTCTCGTGAAGACCTCTTCCAACGAACTCATGAACATCGTGACCATCTTCCTCGGTACTTCCGTGGGTCTCACGATGTCTGCCGACATCTTCCTGAAGCCGCAGACCCTCATGATTATCGCCATGGGCGTTGTCGCCTTCGGTTTCTCGACCGCGGCCGGCCTCTTCCTCGCGAAGATCATGAACTGGTGCTCTCCGAAGAACCCCGTGAACCCGCTTATCGGTTCTGCCGGCGTGTCCGCTGTGCCGATGGCCGCCCGTGTTTCCCAGGTGGAAGGTGCCAAGTATGACCCGCAGAACTTCCTCTTGATGCACGCCATGGGCCCGAACGTGGCCGGCGTGATCGGTACCGCAGTCTGCGCCGGTTACATGATTAGTAGGCTTTCGTAG
- a CDS encoding ComEC/Rec2 family competence protein: MRGFKCFEWIQKWRVRIALGFVLGVFGCTYVSGDDGDGDGPLRLTVLNVGQGLAVLLEYGGRYALYDTGPDSVGVTDSLLARGVDTLEWVLLSHYHRDHCGGFMEMLPRVHVGRLFVGSDTAVGFVRDSVFGLVRRFGIPVDTLVRGDNLALEGPRFEVLWPPEYWRVGENGASVVLRVEFGEGSALLTGDLDSARERSLLELSPTLAADLLQVPHHGSAGSSTMRFLSQLAPDFAVVGVGAHNRYGHPARSVVQKLNYVLGDSTKLYRTDLHGSVDFEIHQDLGVLKP; the protein is encoded by the coding sequence ATGAGAGGCTTCAAGTGTTTCGAATGGATCCAAAAGTGGCGTGTCCGGATCGCCCTCGGGTTTGTCCTAGGGGTGTTCGGATGTACCTATGTGAGCGGGGATGATGGCGACGGTGATGGACCGCTCCGACTGACGGTATTGAACGTGGGGCAGGGGCTTGCGGTATTGCTGGAATACGGGGGCCGTTACGCCCTGTACGATACGGGCCCCGATTCGGTCGGTGTGACGGATTCGCTTTTGGCCCGCGGCGTCGATACGCTGGAGTGGGTGCTGCTCAGCCACTACCACAGGGACCACTGCGGCGGCTTTATGGAGATGCTCCCGCGGGTCCATGTCGGCAGGCTCTTTGTCGGGAGTGACACTGCGGTCGGGTTTGTGCGCGACTCCGTATTCGGGTTGGTGCGGCGGTTCGGCATTCCGGTCGATACCCTGGTTCGTGGCGATAACCTGGCGTTGGAGGGCCCGCGGTTCGAGGTGCTGTGGCCGCCCGAGTACTGGCGGGTGGGCGAGAACGGGGCGAGCGTCGTTTTGCGGGTCGAATTCGGCGAGGGCTCGGCCCTTTTGACGGGCGATCTTGACAGCGCCAGGGAACGGAGTTTGCTGGAGCTTTCGCCGACGCTCGCTGCGGACTTGTTGCAGGTGCCGCACCACGGTTCCGCAGGGAGCAGTACGATGCGCTTTTTGAGCCAGTTGGCTCCTGACTTCGCTGTGGTAGGAGTGGGGGCGCACAACAGGTACGGCCACCCGGCGCGTTCGGTTGTCCAAAAATTGAATTACGTTCTTGGTGATTCGACCAAACTGTACCGCACCGATTTGCACGGGAGCGTGGACTTTGAAATCCATCAGGATCTGGGCGTCCTCAAACCTTGA